GCTGATACATTTTTAGACGTAAATTAGTTAAGTCCGCCGACAACTCAGGTTGCTTATTAAGTATATGTTGACGAACCGTCAGCTGATAGTCACCTCCGAAATTACGATAAAAGCCTGGGAAACGTTCTTCAAACCAAGACTCCATAGCATATTCTGCACGAGTAATCACCGGCATCACATCCCACAAGGTATTATCAAGATCAAAAGTAATCAGCAAACTCATGGTACTAGCCTCAATAAAAGAGCACTCAGCAAATCGGCTAAATGCTGAAGAAAGAAAGTACCCTTGTCTTTATCAAAGGCGGTGGCTTTTTCTGATCCTAGAACCAGTACACCACGCTTTTTCAATTCACCACCAGCGCGTGACAGCAATGGCAACACTGCAACCGATTGAATTAACTCGGCATGATCATCTAACAGATAAGCCATTTCTGCGGCCGGTAAAATACCACAATAACAATCCGTCATCTTAATGGTAAATGGTATTCGATTATCTGCTTCATTAAGACTTAACGAACGCACTGCACTATCAGGATGTTCACCAAATAACAATAAAGTATGAAAAGAGACTTCAAAGTCATCTCGTACCATATCATCTACTGCAACCGCCAGATCATCCAAACTGCGGCAATTTAAACCTGCTAAGATAAGGCGTCGACTTTTTTGCATGGTCGACTCATTTTCACGGGCGACCTCTACCAAGCGTTCAAACTGACTACGATATTGCGCAGTCGATTTCCGCATATGGTCAACCTGATACTCCAATAATGAAATCGCCCGTCCATTCACGGGATGAGGAATGGTAAGATCGTCCAATATCTCAGCATTACGTACAAAAAAATCTGGGGTACTGACTAAATACTGAATGACTTCCTCTTCGCTCATACCACTGCCTATAGGTAAATTTGACCTTCAAAAACTTTTTCGGCTGGGCCTGTCATTAAAATAGGATGGCCTTCGCCAGCCCATTCAATGTGCAAATCACCACCTCGTAGATGAGCGGTTACTTTCGGACTAAGCCAACCCTGTTTAATACCTGCCACAACAGCTGCGCAAGCACCTGTTCCACAGGCTTGTGTTTCACCAACCCCACGTTCAAACACGCGCAAATTAATTTCCTCTGGGTTTACTACTTGCATGAAGCCCACATTAACATTTTGAGGAAAGCGCTGATGACACTCAATTTTAGCACCAACAGATTGCACTTGTTCATCAACCAAAGTATCTACTTTCAATACCGCATGAGGATTACCCACAGACACTGGGGTTAGTTGGTATTCTGCGCCATCCACATCAATAGGGTACAAGCCTTGTGTTTCTTGTGCTTCGAAAGGTAAATCGTTTGGTATAAAACTCGGCGCCCCCATATCCACTGTCACCAAACCATCCTCCAGCACCCTCAGTTGTATGGCCCCACGCTTGGTTTCTACGTTAATAATACGTTTATTGGTCAACTCTCGATCCAACACGAACTTGGCAAAGCAACGAGCACCATTTCCACAATGCTCCACCTCGCTGCCATCGGAGTTATAAATACGATAACGAAAATCCATCTCTGGATCAGAAGGCGGCTCGACGACTAATAACTGATCAAAGCCGATTCCCCAATTACGATCACTTAAACGCTCAATTTGTGGTTTGTTAAAAAACACCTTGCGAGACACTGCGTCTACCACCACAAAGTCATTGCCCAGTCCATGCATTTTAGTAAATTTCAATAACACAACAGGATTCCTCAATCAGGCAATACTTGCTCACCAGCCAATTGATGCTCAATGGTTTCACGAGCACGAATCAAATACACTTTATCACCATCCACCATAACTTCGGCAGCTCGATTACGACTGTTGTAATTTGAAGCCATAGTGAAACCGTAAGCGCCCGCCGAACGTACAGCCAACAAATCTCCTGCTTGAATATCTAATTCACGCTCCTTACCAAGAAAGTCGCCCGTTTCACAAACTGGACCAACTAAGTCGTAAACACGTTTACCTTCTGGTGTCGCCTGTTGTGAAACAGGGACTATATCCATCCATGCGCTGTATAAAGATGGACGAATCAAATCATTCATCGCACCATCAATGATGGCAAAATTTTTATGATCATTACACTTAAGGAATTCCACCTGAGTCAACATAACGCCTGCGTTTGCTGCAATAGAACGACCTGGTTCAAACGCCAGCGTGACATCCATGTTTTTGACTTTTTCCAATAAGAGTTTGGCGTAGTCAGCAGGCTTTGGTGGCACTTCATCACGGTAACGAACACCAAGTCCCCCACCCAGATCCAAGTGCTTAATCTTGATGCCCACAGCAGCCAATTCGTCCAACAGGCCAACTAAACGATCAAAGGTATCCAAGAAAGGTTGCAGTTCTGTTAGCTGCGAACCTATGTGACAGTCCACTCCCATCACCTCTAAATTAGGCAGTTCGTTGGCGATTTGATAAATGCGTACGGCATCCTTGATATCGATACCAAACTTATTTTCTTTTAAACCAGTGGAAATATATGGGTGCGTTTTGGCATCCACATCTGGATTAACACGCAACGAAATCGGCGCTTTTTTACCCATTTCACCCGCCACTTTATCAAGGCGATACAGCTCGGCTTCCGATTCTACGTTGAAGCAATGTATACCCACTTCCAACGCACGACGCATTTCAACTTCTTGTTTGCCTAACCCAGAAAACATCACTTTGGCCGGATCGCCGCCAGCTTTTAACACTCGCTCTAACTCACCAATGGAAACAATATCAAAGCCTGCACCAAGGCGTGCCAAGACATTCAAAATGGCAATGTTTGAACAGGCTTTCACCGCATAACAAACTAAAGTGGGATGAGAGGCAAAGGCTTCCGCGTAATCTAAATAATGACGCTCAAACATAGCACGAGAATAGACATAACAAGGGGTGCCAAATTCTTTAGCAACATCAGACAATGACACTTTCTCAGCGTGTAATGTCTGATTAGAATAAGTAAATAAGTCCAAAAGGGGGTCCTCAATTAACCGATGATTCTTGCTGTGATAGGGTATTATTATCCGGCAAATACAGAGCGCCCTTGTTTCCACAAGCGACAATGA
The window above is part of the Marinomonas sp. THO17 genome. Proteins encoded here:
- the dapF gene encoding diaminopimelate epimerase codes for the protein MLLKFTKMHGLGNDFVVVDAVSRKVFFNKPQIERLSDRNWGIGFDQLLVVEPPSDPEMDFRYRIYNSDGSEVEHCGNGARCFAKFVLDRELTNKRIINVETKRGAIQLRVLEDGLVTVDMGAPSFIPNDLPFEAQETQGLYPIDVDGAEYQLTPVSVGNPHAVLKVDTLVDEQVQSVGAKIECHQRFPQNVNVGFMQVVNPEEINLRVFERGVGETQACGTGACAAVVAGIKQGWLSPKVTAHLRGGDLHIEWAGEGHPILMTGPAEKVFEGQIYL
- the lysA gene encoding diaminopimelate decarboxylase, whose amino-acid sequence is MDLFTYSNQTLHAEKVSLSDVAKEFGTPCYVYSRAMFERHYLDYAEAFASHPTLVCYAVKACSNIAILNVLARLGAGFDIVSIGELERVLKAGGDPAKVMFSGLGKQEVEMRRALEVGIHCFNVESEAELYRLDKVAGEMGKKAPISLRVNPDVDAKTHPYISTGLKENKFGIDIKDAVRIYQIANELPNLEVMGVDCHIGSQLTELQPFLDTFDRLVGLLDELAAVGIKIKHLDLGGGLGVRYRDEVPPKPADYAKLLLEKVKNMDVTLAFEPGRSIAANAGVMLTQVEFLKCNDHKNFAIIDGAMNDLIRPSLYSAWMDIVPVSQQATPEGKRVYDLVGPVCETGDFLGKERELDIQAGDLLAVRSAGAYGFTMASNYNSRNRAAEVMVDGDKVYLIRARETIEHQLAGEQVLPD
- a CDS encoding lipoprotein translates to MMLKWFVVLVFSAFIVACGNKGALYLPDNNTLSQQESSVN
- a CDS encoding DUF484 family protein, which codes for MSEEEVIQYLVSTPDFFVRNAEILDDLTIPHPVNGRAISLLEYQVDHMRKSTAQYRSQFERLVEVARENESTMQKSRRLILAGLNCRSLDDLAVAVDDMVRDDFEVSFHTLLLFGEHPDSAVRSLSLNEADNRIPFTIKMTDCYCGILPAAEMAYLLDDHAELIQSVAVLPLLSRAGGELKKRGVLVLGSEKATAFDKDKGTFFLQHLADLLSALLLRLVP